A genomic segment from uncultured Erythrobacter sp. encodes:
- the sufC gene encoding Fe-S cluster assembly ATPase SufC, whose translation MLTITDLHASVGDKPILKGLTLDVPAGEIHAIMGPNGAGKSTLANVLGGKPGYAVTGGSVMFRGQDLFALEPHERAAAGLFLGFQYPVEIPGVSNVQFLREALNAQRRARGEEPLSGGEFLKLAKDKAGLLKMDMDMLKRQVNVGFSGGEKKRAEMVQMGILDPAFAVLDETDSGLDIDALRIVGAGINSIMRSPDKAVLLITHYQRLLDVVRPDKVSILAGGRIVETGGPDLALRLEAEGYDSVMA comes from the coding sequence ATGTTGACCATCACCGATCTGCACGCCTCGGTTGGCGATAAGCCGATCCTCAAGGGCCTGACGCTGGACGTGCCTGCGGGCGAGATCCACGCGATCATGGGCCCCAACGGCGCGGGCAAATCGACGCTGGCGAATGTGCTGGGCGGCAAGCCGGGTTACGCGGTCACGGGCGGAAGCGTGATGTTCCGCGGGCAGGATCTGTTCGCGTTGGAACCGCATGAACGCGCGGCGGCTGGCCTGTTCCTCGGCTTTCAGTATCCGGTCGAAATCCCGGGCGTCTCCAACGTCCAGTTCCTGCGTGAGGCCCTCAACGCCCAGCGCCGGGCGCGCGGGGAAGAACCGCTGAGCGGCGGCGAGTTTCTGAAGCTGGCCAAGGACAAGGCCGGGCTGCTCAAGATGGACATGGACATGCTCAAGCGGCAGGTGAATGTCGGCTTCTCCGGCGGCGAAAAGAAGCGCGCCGAAATGGTGCAGATGGGCATCCTCGACCCGGCCTTTGCGGTGCTGGATGAAACCGACAGCGGCCTCGATATCGATGCGCTGCGGATCGTGGGCGCAGGCATCAATTCCATCATGCGCTCGCCCGACAAGGCCGTGCTGCTGATCACCCACTACCAGCGCCTGCTCGACGTCGTGCGCCCCGACAAGGTCAGCATCCTCGCAGGCGGCCGGATCGTCGAGACCGGCGGCCCGGACCTCGCCCTGCGGCTTGAGGCCGAAGGTTATGATTCGGTGATGGCATGA